CTTCTTTAATAACGCGACCATTAGCATCTTCAATACGCCAAATCATCTCTGGTTTGGTATAATTACCGAAGTTAGCAAAAGTACTATAAGCGCCTAACATTTCGTAAATCGTAATATCTGATGTTCCTAATGCCATTGGCAAATGTGTATCAATAGGATCGGTTACACCCAAATCGCGAGCTGTCTGAATAACATTCTTGGTACCAACCATTTCGGCCAAACGAATAGCAACTGGGTTTTTGGAATGTGCAATGGCATCTCTCAAAGTTAACATTGCACCATTACCTGGTACAGACCAATTTCCTTTAGTATAAGTCGCATTAGAAACTTGCGAACAAGGCGTCATCCCCAAATGCATAATTGCTGTTGCATATACAAAAGGTTTAAAAGTTGATCCAACTTGACGTTTTCCTTGTTTTACGTGGTCGTATTGGAAATGCTGCCAATTGATACCACCAACCCAAGCTTTGATATCACCTGTTAATGGATCCATAGACATTAGCCCTGCTTGTGCAATTTGCTTATGATAACGGATAGAATCCCAAGGCGACATTTCTATTTCTTCTTCGCCAGCCCACGTGAAACGTGTCATCTTCGTTGGTGTTTTGAAATCCAGCATAATAGAATCTTCTGGCATACCTTCGGCTTTCATTTGCTTATAACGTCCTGTACGTCTTACTGCAGACATCATAAGGTCATTAATTTGCGTCTTGCTCAAGTTGTAATAGGGCCTATTCGCATTGTATTTCATTTCGTTATCGAAATTTTTCTGCAAACTTGTCAAATGTTCCTTAATGGCTTCTTCTGCATACACTTGCATTTTAGAATCTAAGGTTACATAGATTTTCAAACCATTTTTATAAAGATTTAGCTCTTTACCGGTTTGTTTTTCGTATTCGTCTAAATATTGCTGAATTTCTTTTCTTAAATAAAATTTATAATAAGCAGAATAACCTTCTTCCACCCTTTCAATTGGATGAAAGTCCACAACTATTGGTTCCTGAATTGCTTGCTCATAAGTTTGCTGATCCAGATAACCTGTATCCAGCATTTGTTTTAGAACAACGTTTCGTCTTTCTTTTGCTTTTTCAGGCTTGCGATAAGGATTATTTTTACGCGGGTTTTCTAGCATTGCTACAAAAGTCGCTGCTTCTGGAAGTGTTAAATCCTTTGTTGATTTATTAAAATAGACTTTAGAAGCCATCTCTACACCTTTTGCATTGAACAAGAAATCGAACTTATTAAAATACAAAGTCACGATTTCTTCTTTGGTATAGCGTTTTTCCAAACTAACAGCCACGCACCATTCTTTAAGTTTCTGGAAAGCACGCTGAAATTTGTTTTGAGAAGCCTGACCTGTGAACAAAAGCTTTGCTAACTGCTGAGAAATCGTAGAACCTCCACCTCTATCTCCACCGAAATATATGGCTCTTGCAACCGACTTAAGATCTATCCCAGAATGTTCTTTAAAACGTTCATCTTCTTTAGCTTGCAATGCATAAACTAAATAAGGCGGCAATTGTTTATAAGTAACTGGAATTGTCTTTTCTTTCTCAAACTTCCCAAGCAACTGATTGTCAGAAGAATAAATTTCTGAAGCAACGTAGATATCTGGATTATCCAACTCTTTTACTTCGGGCATATCGCCCAAAAAACCTTGAGAAACTGCAAAAAACAAAGCAGAAATCCCTAAAACGACTGCAATAAGACCTATCCAAATAAATTTAATCCATTTTCTAGTTCCTGAAGAGTTTTTTTTCTTTTTTGGTGGCAATGGAAATCCAGTGGTAGGTTTTGATTTTTTATTGTTTTCCATATTATATTTATGGCTTTACATTTACAATTTTAACTCCGACGTCTTCAATTCCTGCGAGTTGGTCATTTCGCATAGCTTGTATTACGCCAATGCTGTATTTGCCATCTTTTGGAAATTTGAAATCTGTTTTGTATTGGAACATGATTTCTTTAGTATCACCAAAACCACTTCCTAACCATTGTCCATTAGGTTTTGCCAAAACATAGTTAAGAGTATCTTTTGATAAGACTTTGTTGGTGTCATCAAAAATCGTCCCAATTAATCTCAAATTACTATAAGGATAGCTGTCGTTATTTCTAATAACAAAGATAATATTTTTCGGAGTTTGATGATTTTGAACATCAAAACTTAATTCGTACATTTTGTTTTTAGCCCAAGTAGCCTTATCTAAAGACTGCATTGCAATAACCTCATCCGGATTACTACAACTAAAGACAATAAGCACCAAAGTCATTATTCCTAAAAACTTACGCATTGTTGGAATTATTGGAATTAGGATTTGTTGGTTTTTTATTAAATTTCTTCTTATTGTTAAATGGCTTTCTCGGCTTTTTTTGTTCATTAGAGTTACCATCAACATTTTCTTGAGATTTAACTTCTTTTTTTACCTCTCCTTTAGGATTGTTTTGAGATGTTTTTTGATTATTAGCTCTTGCATTCTGCGGATTAGGATGATTAGCATTTCTATTATCCTTTTTATTATCGCGCTCATTACGAGGTCGGTTGTTATTCTTTCTATTATTTGGTCTAGATTTTTTTTCAAATCGATCCAAACTACTTTCCTGAATCAAATCCACCTTAACACTTGGTGAGGTTTGTGCTTTAAAATCTTCAAGCGCTGGCGCAGGTTTTCCTTCGTTATTGATGGCAATCATCTTCTTGACATCGTCAATATCAATATCATACCACGCCATCGAATTTTCCACGTAAGCAAACCACATTTTGCGTTTGAAAACATCTATTTTAATGCAAAAAGCTTTTCCTTTTTCAGTATTTAAAACCGTATTGGTTGCTGGAAAATCCTTCAAAGTATCCACATAACTGTCGAGCTCGTAATTAAGACAACATTTCAGTTTGCCACATTGTCCTGCTAATTTTTGAGGATTGATGCTCAACTGCTGATACCGCGCCGCATTGGTATTAACCGAGCGAAAATCTGTCAACCAAGTAGAACAACACAACTCTCGACCACATGATCCGATACCTCCAACTTTGGCAGATTCTTGACGGAAACCTATTTGTTTCATATCAATTTTGGTACGGAACGCGCCAGCAAAATCTTTAATCAATTGTCGAAAATCGACGCGACTATCTGCTGTGTAATAAAATGTGATTTTGGATCCGTCGCCTTGGTACTCAACATCTGTAATCTTCATTTCCAGATTAAGCGCATAAGCCAATTTTCGGGCTTGGACTTTTATATCGTTTTCTTTTTTACGAAGTTCTTGCCAAACTTCTACATCTTTTTGGGAAGCATGTCTATAGACTTTAAGAAGAACATCTGTAGGGACTTTTTTCTTTTTCATCTGGATTTTCACCAGTTCGCCTGTTAAACTAACTACACCAATATCGTGACCGGGATTCGCTTCTAGTGTAACAATGTTGCCTACCGAAAGGGGCAAGTTATTTGTGTTTTTGAAAAAATATTTTCGGTCGTTTTTAAAACGCACTTCAACAAATTCGTTGGAAGTATTGCCAGGATTTTTAACATCTGACAACCAATCGAAAACACTTAATTTATAGCTATTTCCACAAGTATCTACACTGCTACATCCATTCGAGGATTTTGTTCCACATGAATGTCCTGAATCTCCGGATGTTTTACATCCACAACTCATATTAAAAAATATATTATTCTCGCAAAGTTAACATATTTTTGATTAAAGTCATCTTGAAGACTCTTTAAATGTGAAATATCTTTAATTTTTAAGATTTTACTAAAAAACAAACACTTTTAATAAAGATAAAGCAAAATATCCATGAAAACACAAATGCAATTCATAGGTAATTATTATGGTTCGCATTGCAATGTTTAATATTAAACATTTTTAAAATACAACTTTTAAAAGCTTAAAAAACAGCTATAAAATCAGATTTAAATACATTTATAAAAATTAAACAGATTAAAATATTAAATGATTGTTTAACAAAATTTACAAAATTTTAACATTGATAATAAAATTAATTTTATATTTGAGCATAATATAACATTACTTCTATGAAAAAATTACTTATAACAACGGCTTTAGCAGCAGGTGTTTTATCATACGCAGGTGGATTCCGTGTTTCTTTACAAGGAGTTAAACAACTTGCGATGGCACACACAAGTGCACATGCTGAAGACGCAAGTGTAACATTCTTCAATCCTGCGGGGATGTCTTTCATCCCGGCTAAACTAAGTATTGTTGCAGGTGGTTTCGGAGCATCCAATAAAGTGACATTCCAAAACTTGTCAACCTTAGAATCTACACAAACTGACAATCCACTAGGAACGCCTCTGTACGCAGCGATCGCCTATAAAGTAACCAATGACTTTTCTGTTGGTTTCAATTTCTCAACGCCTTTTGGTAGTACAATCCAATGGCCTGAAACCTGGGAAGGCGCGGAGCTTGTGCAAAAGATGGAACTTAAGAGTTTCTATTTCCAACCTATGGTTTCTGTAAAACTTGCACCTTGGGCTTCATTCGGCGCCAGCTACATCTACGCTAAAGGAAAAGTTGATTGGGACAAAGCGGTTACACAATTTGGCGGAACGCTTAACATCAATGATGAAAAAGCTTCTGGACATGGATTTGGATTTGGTTTTTATTTCCAACCCAATGAAAAATTAGATGTAAGTGTTGCTTATCGCGCACCTATTGACATGAAAGCTAAAAATGGAACGGCTACTTTTAACATTCCTAAATCTCTATATCCAAATCTAGGAGTTGACGCAAATGGTCAGGATAAATTCAAAGCAACATTACCATTGGTTGACGAATACACCGTTGGTGCAACTTTCAAAATTACGCCGAAATGGTTGGTATCTGCAGATTTCAACTACACCGGATGGTCTAGATACGAGCGTTTAACATTAGACTTCGAAAATGCGCCTGTCGGCAACCAACCAACAGACCCAACAATTTTGGTTACACCAAAGAACTTTAAAAACACTAAAACTTTCAGACTTGGTACGCAATATATGATTAACGATATGATTGCTGGTCGCCTAGGTGCATATTATGATGAGTCGCCTTATTCTAATGACTATTTTATCCCAGAAACACCATCATTTAACTCGTATGTTATTACTGCTGGTCTTGGATTCAAATTCAATAAATTGGGCGTAGACATCGCAGGTGCTTACGCAATGCCACAAAGTCGTCAGGTTAATAACACGTATTATAACTTTATTGGACAAGCTAAAGCTAAGGCTTATTACTTTGGACTTGGACTATCTTATAACGCGTTCTAAAATTTTAAACTATTATGAAAAAGATATTATTTTCAATATTTAGCATTTCAGCTTTATTTGTAACACAAAGTTGTAATACAGATTTCGACAACGATGTAACAGATATAAAAGTAACCAACGGAGAAGTAGATTTTACCAGATATGTTGCTTTAGGAAACTCGTTAACATCTGGCTACAGAGACAACGCACTCTATATAGATGGTCAAAACGAATCTTATCCATCGATGCTTGCCCAACAAATGAAATTAGCTGGTGGCGGCGAATTCTTACAACCATTAATGGCTGATAATAATGGTGGTCTTTTATTGGGACCTAACAAAATAGCGGATACAAAACAATACATTAGCGCAATGGTTAATGGTGTGCCTGATATTAAAAACGCTAACGACAACAAACCAACAACTAATGTTCTTAACAAATTAACAGGCAAATTCAATAACATGGGGGTTCCTGGTGCAAAAGTAGCACACCTATTAGCTCCTGGTTACGGAAACCCTTCTGGTATTGGAACAACCGCCAACCCCTATTTTGTAAGATTTGCATCTACTCCAGAAGCATCTGTTATCGGCGACTTCTTATCCCAAAAACCGACATTCTTTTCTTTGTGGATCGGAAACAACGACGCTTTATTATATGCATTGGCTGGAGCTGACAGCAACTTAGAAACACTAACACCGACTGACCAGTTCAAAACATATTACAACTTATTGGTTAGCCAAATTGCAACAACAAAAGCAAAAGGCGTTATTGCAAACATCCCAGATGTCACAACTATCCCTAACCTTACAACTGTACCTTACAATCCTTTAACTGCAGCAGTTTTAGGACAAGGCAATGCGACTATAGGGAATGCAACTATCGATCAATTGAATGCAAATCTTTACGGACCATTAACCCAAATTCTAAAAGCGGTTGGTGCTGGAGACAGAATTCAATTATTAAGCAAAACAGCAGCTAATCCACTTTTAATAAAAGACGAAAGCCTTACAGACCTAAAACAAGCTATTACTTTTGCTGCAGCTAATTCTGGCAATCCAACTTTAGCCGCACTAGCAAATTACCTAGGTGCAACCTATGGACAAGCGAGACAAGCCAAAAAGGGCGACCTTGTCCCATTAACAGCAAAAGCAGCAATTGGGACAATAGAAACTTTGCCTCCTGGTGTTCCTGCTGAATTAGGCGCAAGAGGTATTGCCTATCCATTTGCTGATAGGTATGTTTTGACAAGTGCAGAAGTTACAGAGGTAAACGCAGCGATTGCCAGTTATAACGAAACGATAAAAGCTGCTGCTGCTGCAAACGGCTATGCATTTGTAGATGCCAATGCAAAAATGAAAGAACTAACGCAAAAATCTGGCATCCAATGGAATGGTGTAAAATATACCGCAACTTATGTGACGGGAGGCGCATTCTCATTGGACGGTGTCCACCTAACAGGTAGAGGTTACGCCATCGTAGCCAACGAATTCATGAAAGCCATAAACACCAAATACAAATCAACATTACCAATGGTAGATGTCAACAAGTATTCTGGCGTAACATTTCCTTAATTAAAGAAACACCAATTATTCTTTATAAAAATAAACCACTTGAATTTCGAGTGGTTTATTTTTTATTAAATTTGCACAAAATAAAAAGTAAAATGCTAGATCAACAACCCAGCTATCTATTTTCAACTAGAACAAGTAGAGTTTTAGCTGAAAAAATTGCTGAAAACTACGGCCAAGAATTAGGGAAAATCATTATCCAAGATTTTAGTGATGGCGAATTCGAACCTATTTTAGAACAATCTGTCAGAGGTGGACGTGTATTTTTAATCGGGTCAACTTTCCCTCCTGCAGATAATCTTTTAGAATTACTTTTAATGATTGACGCAGCGAAAAGAGCTTCTGCCAAAAACATTACTGTTGTACTTCCTTATTATGGGCTTGCAAGACAAGATAGAAAAGACAAGCCAAGAGCACCAATTGGAGCAAAACTAGTGGCCAATCTTCTTACCGCCGCAGGCGCTACAAGAATTATGACAATGGATCTACATGCGGATCAGATACAAGGTTTCTTCGAAATTCCAGTAGATCATCTTTATGCTTCAACTATTTTTGTTGATTACATCCAACAACTTAATCTTGAAGATTTAACAATTGCCTCACCAGACATGGGAGGCGCCAAAAGAGCAAAAAATTATGCAAGCCACTTGGGTGCAGAAGTTGTAATCTGCTATAAAGAACGAAAAAAAGCCAATGTTGTTGAGGAGATGCTTTTGATTGGTGATGTTACCAACAAAAATGTTATTCTTATCGATGATATGATAGACACAGCAGGAACATTGTGTAAAGCAGCTGACATCCTTATGGAAAAAGGTGCAAAATCTGTAAGAGCCATTGCAACACACCCTGTGTTATCAGGAAAAGCTTATGACAATATTCAAAATTCAAAAATTTCTGAAGTTATTGTAACTGACTCTATTCCTATCAAACAAGGATTGTCTCCAAAAATAAAAGTATTGACTTGTGCGCCTCTTTTTGCTGACGTTATGAAGAGCGTACACGAGCATCATTCTATAAGCGATAAGTTTATCATATAAATTAAATTTTACAGAACAAAATTTTTCTGTATATTTGCACACTTAAAATTTAAACATTTTTAAAATGAAATCTATTACAATTCAAGGTACAAAAAGAGAAAACGTGGGCAAAAAGTCTACTAAAGCTTTGCGTGATGCTGAATTAGTCCCTTGTGTTGTTTATGGAGGTGCTGAGACTTTGAACTTCTCTACTGAAGAGAAATCATTCAAAAACTTAGTATATACTCCTGAAGCACACACGGTATCTATTGAGGTTGATGGTCAAACAATTGCTGCTGTACTTCAGGACATCCAGTTCCACCCAATTACTGACAAAATTTTACACGTTGACTTCTATCAATTATCTGATGACAAGCCAGTTATCATGGAAGTTCCTGTAAGAATCACAGGTCGTTCTAAAGGTGTTGTTGCTGGTGGTGTATTAAGACAAACTTACCGTAAGTTAAAAGTTAAAGCTATCCCAGCTAACTTACCAGACGAAATCGTTGTTGACGTTACACCTCTTAGAATCGGCAACAAACTTTATGTTGGCGCATTGAAAAACGATAATTACACTTTCATGCACCCAGACAACGCAGTTATCGTAGCTGTTAAGATGTCTAGAAATGCAATGAAAGCTGGCGCATCTGCAGTGCAAGATGATGATGACGATGAAGAAACTTCTGAAGCAGCAGAATAATATTTGCATAACAATATTTATAAAACCTAGAGCATTAGCTTTAGGTTTTTTTGTTTTTAAAACTTAAAAATTGGCAAAACAACTTAGCACAATCTATTCAAAATTATTATATTTGTTGACATGGCAACCAAGGCATTGTTCAACACTGTAGTCAATTGGTTTATTCGACAACGAATAGACCAAATCACCAATTTCATAGACCATCCTATCGAAACCCAAGAAGGTGTTTTGTTTTCACAACTTTTTCATGCGGAAAACACAGTCTATGGAAAATGCCACGGCTTCAAAGATATCTCCAGCTATAGAGATTTCCAAAATAATGTCCCGATTGTTACCTATGAAGATTATGAGCCTTATATAGAAAAATCCCGTCAAGGGATGAAAGACATTATCTGGCCAGGGCAAATTCGACATTTTGCAAAATCTTCGGGAACAACCAATGCGAAAAGCAAATTCATTCCCATTTCTGATGAAAGCTTAGAAGAATGCCACTACAAAGCGGGAAAGGATTTAATTTCTATTTACGTTAATAATCATCCAGATAGCGGCTTATTTCAGCATAAAAACCTAAGACTCGGCGGCAGTGCAGAGATGTATGAAAATTTTAACACCAAATTCGGTGACCTTTCTGCAATATTAATTGAGAACCTTCCTTTTTGGGTAGAAATCATCAATACGCCTAGTAAAAAAGTGTCTTTGATGTCCGAGTGGGAAAGCAAACTAAAAGCAATTGTCGAAGAGGTTACAAAACAAGATGTTGGCAGTTTAACTGGTGTCCCAAGTTGGATGATGGTATTGCTACGCCGCGTTCTTCAAGAATCCAATAAAGAATTAATTACTGACCTTTGGCCTAACTTGGAAGTATTTTTCCATGGCGGAATTAGTTTTAAACCTTACCGCGATCAATACAACCAAATCACAGGAAACAAAATTCGTTACTACGAAATCTACAATGCGTCCGAAGGCTTTTTCGGCATCCAAGATCGTTCTGACAGCGACGAGATGTTGCTGATGTTGGACTATGGAATTTTCTATGAATTTATCCCGATGGACACTTTTGGAACAAGCCACCAAAAGGCTATTCCGCTTTCCGAAGTAGAACTCGGAAAAAGTTACGCCATGGTGATTACGACCAATGGTGGACTTTGGCGTTACATGATTGGCGACACCGTTAAATTCACTTCCCTAAGTCCATTCAGAATTAAAATTTCTGGAAGAACCAAACATTACATCAATGCTTTTGGAGAAGAATTAATGATTGATAATGTGGAGTTTGCAATTGCCAAAGCCTGTCGCGAAACCAATGCTTTTGTATCAGATTTTACAGGTGCCCCAGTTTTCATGACAGATAAAGAAACTGGCGCTCACGAATGGATTTTTGAATTCACATCAAAACCCGAATGCCTGGACAGCTTTGTCAATATTTTTGATGAAACGCTAAAAACACTAAACTCCGACTACGAAGCAAAACGCTACAACAACATCACGCTAAAACGACCTGTTGTTCATGTGGCTAAACCTAAATTGTTCTATCAATGGATGGCAAATCGTGGTAAATTGGGTGGCCAAAATAAAGTGCCACGACTTAGTAATGACCGAGAATATATTGATCCTTTGTTATTATTAAACCAAGAGATGTCATTATAAAAATTGGGCAATGCTATAAATGATTAACCCGACTAATCCACCAACAATTGTCCCGTTAATCCTGATAAACTGAAGATCTTTCCCCACTTCCAATTCTAGTTTTCGACTAAGCTCTTTACCTTCCCAATTTCCGACTGTGCTGGAGATAAGATTACCGGCTTCTTTGGTATTTTTCAAAATATATTTGTAAGCTGTCACACGTATCCAATGGTCAATTTTCTTCTGAAGGCCTTCATCATTTTGAAGATTGGTCGAAAGTTCGTTTAGGTTTTTAAGTATATATTTTTTAAGTCCCGAATTTTCTTCCATCAATTCGGTTTTCAAGGTTTCTTTTATAGAGAACCAAATATCGGCCGCATACTCATTCAGTTTATCAGCATTCAAAAACTCATTTTTTATTGTCTTAAATTCGTTTTCCCACTTAACTTCTGTTTTAATTTCGTCTGCAAAAACCAAGAGTTTCGAAGTAATTTCTTTACGCAAAGGATGATTAGCGTCTTGTTCTATTTCTTCAAAATAATGGCTCAAACCCGATACAATTTTTTCGGAAATTCGTCTATCAACAGATTTAGGAACAAAAAAATAACTTTCTTTTTCGACACGTTCTTCGACCATTTGCTGATTTTCAAGAATATAATTTTTTATTTGACCACTCAGATTTGTCATTAATTGCTGATGATCATTTTTTTCTATTAAATACTCGAGTCCATTTCCAAGAAACTTATTGACTTTAATATTCCCAGTCATTTCTTGAAGTTTTCGTGACACAAAATCAACAACTTCTTTGTCATCCAATTTCAACAAAATATCCAAAGCCATATTGGAAGCTTCGTTCACAAATAGGTTTTGATTTTTCTCTTTCCCAATCCATTCACCAACAAATCCCGATATTTTTAATTTCAAAATATAAGGCCGAATATTTTCTGGCGCTAGAAAATTATCAACTACAAAATTGCCAAGATTGTCCCCAATTTTTTCTTTACTTCTTTCAATAAGATTGGTATGTGGAATTTTAATACCCATCGGATGATGAAACAAAGCTGTAACCGCAAACCAATCTGCCAAAGCCCCAACCATAGCTGCTTCCGAGAACGCCCGAATGTAACCTACCCAATGTGTGGGATTCGTTTTTTGAACATAAGTCATGATTACAAATGTTATCGCCATCAAAATAAATAATCCTGTGGCAAGCATTTTATAGTTACGAAGTTGTATTTTTTTCTCAGAATCTGTCATAGTTTTGATGCATCAAATAGCTTTCCAAACAAATGTAAACCAATTTTCTATTACTATTTTTAAATATGATTTAAAACCAATTTTAAGTTCATTAATAATATTTGCCGTAACTTTGAAACATTCTAAATAAACAAAATGCTAGACATTCAAAATATACGTACACAGTTCCCAATTTTGGCTCAAGAAATCAACGGAAAACCCCTTGTCTATCTGGACAACGCCGCTTCATCACAAAAGCCGATTTCTGTTATAGAAACTTGGGAAAACTATTATAAAACAATTAATGCGAACGTACATCGCGGCATCCATACTTTAAGCCAATTGGCAACAGAAGAAATGGAATTGGCGCGAAAAAAGGTACAGAAATTCATTAATGCCAAACACGATTACGAAATCATTTTTACCAAAGGCACCACCGAAGGCATCAATCTTATAGCCTACGCCATTACGAATTTGATTAAAAAAGACGATGAAATCATCATTTCGTATCTTGAGCACCATTCGAATATCGTTCCGTGGCAAATGCTTTGTGAAAGAACTGGCGCGAAGCTTCGTGTGATTCCTATGGACGACCAAGGTATTTTGCAAATTGATGTTTTGAACACTTGGCTTAACGAAAAAACAAAAATTGTTTCGGTTAACCAAATATCTAACGCGTTGGGCGTTATAAATCCTATTGATGAGATTATTGCTAAAACGCGTCAATTATCCAATGCTTTTGTGATG
This genomic stretch from Chryseobacterium sp. POL2 harbors:
- a CDS encoding DUF445 domain-containing protein translates to MTDSEKKIQLRNYKMLATGLFILMAITFVIMTYVQKTNPTHWVGYIRAFSEAAMVGALADWFAVTALFHHPMGIKIPHTNLIERSKEKIGDNLGNFVVDNFLAPENIRPYILKLKISGFVGEWIGKEKNQNLFVNEASNMALDILLKLDDKEVVDFVSRKLQEMTGNIKVNKFLGNGLEYLIEKNDHQQLMTNLSGQIKNYILENQQMVEERVEKESYFFVPKSVDRRISEKIVSGLSHYFEEIEQDANHPLRKEITSKLLVFADEIKTEVKWENEFKTIKNEFLNADKLNEYAADIWFSIKETLKTELMEENSGLKKYILKNLNELSTNLQNDEGLQKKIDHWIRVTAYKYILKNTKEAGNLISSTVGNWEGKELSRKLELEVGKDLQFIRINGTIVGGLVGLIIYSIAQFL